The Citrus sinensis cultivar Valencia sweet orange chromosome 4, DVS_A1.0, whole genome shotgun sequence DNA segment AAGAAGATTCACAGTTTCtgagataaaagaaatggCAGCTCATACTTAAGTGAACTCATTTTAACTTCTGTCACTGAAGACAGTACCATAAAAGTATTAGACTGAGAAGTGAGAATGATAAATTCCCAATTAAACTAATAGAATCCATGTTATAAGTAAAGATTCACTAAAGTTCTCtgtaaagacaaaaaaaactaGACAAGACAGACTTCCAAAAGCAACTGATTTAGAGCATATCAGTAAACCTATATAAATGAACCAAACATAACCACCCCGAGAAGGATGAATTTCAAGGAGGCAATTTTCCAGATAAGTAGAGAGAAAGGTTATCTCTCATTACAGAGGCAGTCTTGTCGACAGATTCGCAGGTTTGTTGATGATAACCAGAGTCGTGATGATATGACAAGGGCAGCTCATCTAGCATTTCATCCTCCATGTCGATGACAATGTTGTGCAGCAAGCAGCAAACAAGGACAATCCTAGGCAATCTGTTCTTATCAGGCATCCACATTACTCCATGAATTATCCTCCATACATCCTTAAGCCTTGCTAGAGCCATCTGTGCCACCATTCGCGTAGCAGAATGTCGTTTGTTATACTCAGCTTCAATATCAGAGAGGCCTTTCCCTTGGTAGGGAGTAAGAAGCCATGGCAATAGGGGAAAACCTGTGTCCCCTATTATGTATTCTCTTAATTCTATTCCTTCTGAAAGCTGTAAACTCTTCCCATCAAGCCTTTTCCCTTCTTCAGtaagtttgaagaagccagAGTTCCGGAGAACAAGAGCATCGGTTAAACTTCCTGGCCAGCCAGCGATTATGTCACGAAATCTCATCTCTGGGTCCACGATTCCCTGCAGGATCATGCTATAGTTCTTCTCACGATCATACCAGACATTATTTGCTGGGTCCACTGCTGGTATATTCATGACAATGTGCGTAATGTCTATTGCACCACAACAGTTACGAAAGCCACgaattttctcaaatttggACTTTATGTCTTCCATTTCTGTTTCTTTTGAAGGCCATTGGAGATGATGGAGCCCTCTTTCTTCCATTGATTCCACAAACCGCCAGGTTACTTGGGAAACAGTCGACTGGTTCAACCCAAATAAATCACCAATGATTTGTAACGATTCGCCAGAGCTAAGCCTCCTAAGGGCAATGGCTACCATATCATTTGGCGATAGAGGCTTTCCATTTGAAAAGGAGAAATTTGATTGCCTGGCTGCCAGATCTTCCTTCACAAGTGAGCATATGTAGTCGAATGTCTTTCTCGATATTTTAAAAACAGATTCAaaattctttgattttttcgATCCAAATAAAGGACCTATAAAGTGGAAGAGACAATATAGTCACTTGTGCATATGCGAAGCTCTGAATTTCATGTCAACTTTCAtagtgaaaataaaagaacatctAAAAGATTAACTGTAATAAAACTAAAGTGTAAGGAAGGTGAAAGCAGTTAAAGTCATACTAATTTAGAGATCAGCCCTACCAACATAAGGTAGCTATATTACAAACCTTATTTCAGAAAGAAAGAGGATAAGTTGCTTTGCATCTAAAAATGGAAGAACAAGTACTATGATTTTACTTTCCAAGTGAAAATCTACACTGATAATGTACTGAAAAGCATTCACCAAAGTCACTGGAAATCATACACTTTATCATATAATAGCCTTGTATATGAATTTCCAAATGCATATTCTACTATCAGTTTTTCTGGTTTACATGAGCATAAACAATTATCAGATCTCACATCTCAGCAATCAAGACTTAACTGACTAAAGCTCACTAAGACACCTTGGTGTCCACATGGTCAATTTTATACCTTCATGTGGATTATTAACAATCCTACCAGTTCAATACATGAAGTTCCATTTCATCTATTGGAAggccttaataaaattttatatgaagGTATAAGAAGAAAGTAGAAAAGTTCTTCACTACTGGTCCAAAAACTGTATTGAGTGAACTAGGAAGGAAACTCTGCCCACCCAGTGCAAAAGAAACCCCACCACCCCAGGCCCTCAAAAGAATAATGTATGGATCATTTAGAAGAGATTGATTGACCACTGCTTTGAGAATTCGCCGTATGCAAGGAGGCTGCGTAAAACATTTTGAGAGGATTTACTAAAAAGTATGTAATTTATTACTATATTAGTTCAAATTCCTAGGTCTGTTACTGAATAAGTACTTCAACCACACTATTAACTGCACACCATCAAGTTTCAAGATCTAATTATATGACAAATTACTATTTAGATCAAATTCCAGACTCTCTTATTCAAATAAGTTCTTCAACTGCACAAGTATCCAGCACACCATAAATTGTCAAGGTTGTATGGAACTAAAAGGACAAGGTTGGATCAGTACATCTTCTGGACTTGATACTCAAGGTGCTATAGAATATTAGCATCAATTAGTCCTAAGCACTCATATTATGATAGTCAAGTACAGATGATGACAAACACCAATAAAGTGGTTTTTCTTCCAAGGATGAATgcatttttcattcaacataaaTCCCTTGATCACCCATCCACCATCACCTAGAGCTATGTCCTAAAGTAAGTCATTGATAATCATGGCTTAACTCACGTAAATATGTCTTGACCTACTATTgttttcaaagcaaaatcaaCCTGAATACCGCCACCATTTATCCACATATAGGTGGGTATGGTTCTTCAGCATAAATCTTACCAAGTTAAGGGAGAAGATAACAAGAAATGAGGAACATATGATATTTTGGCACAAAACTAAACTATGTTGTatcaaaatgataatattcaaCGGAGAAAATCTATAGCTTAATGAGATCTTCACTTTGTGAAAAAAGACAGTGGAAACAGACTGTGAACGAACACAATACCATGCAACTCCTATAAACTTATATTTCTATGGGGGCAATTGATGATACAGTGTTTACTAATCAGTTACATTATGTATATGCATGTCAAATAAAACTGTAAAACAGTGATGAAATTACCCTCAAATATAACATTACATACAGCCTCAACCTCATATATTCATATTCAGAACTTCTAAAAGTTAGATACAACCATAGTAATAGCTGCTAAAGTTAGAGATTCAGTAAGGTGGATCCaaagtttaattaataacaaatccAAGAGAaaagggatttttttttccttgaagTACATATTTGAAATCTGATAAAATAACTGGATGACCAATATTCTAAGATCCACTAAACTCATAGGCtaacaagtaaataaaaggCCTCATATTCCCAGTAAGATTACTTCTAAAGAATGTGATATCAAAGTAGtgcaaaaacacaaaaaaccaAACACAAAGAAAACAATGCATATTATATGTGGAAACAAATACCAACCAGGGGTCCTCTTACATGAAATATGAACATGAGTTCAGGATAATGTGAAATCACAAGGAATGTATGCCAGCAATCAATTTATCTACTGTTTCATACATATAATCAAACTATTTTGATAATGGAATACATAAAAAGATCAATCGAATTACGGCAAACCAAAATCGACCCAGGTCATAAGTGTTCACCAAATACAAAGTGACCACTTCAAATACTCTGAAAAGAAACACGAAACGAACATACCcaacaagaaacaaaacaatgcACGGACCCAAAATCAATCAACAATATatcaaaacaaatgaaaatatacATAGAATGCATAACATAAACACACTGTAGAGAGAATGTTATATTACCAGAAATTCTTCTGGAAAAATTATCCCACCAATCCAAGGGCTGAGGTTGTGCCACCAAAGAATCAGCATCAGcatcaccatcaccatcaccatcagaagcagcagcagcagccaaGACATTTTGGTCAACTTTCTTCTCTGCTTTCTTTCTCCTCTTCAACCCTCTAATGGGTCCCATTAAAACGTtaaccaaaatcaaataattccTCCAACACAACAATAGAGCTATGATTGATAAAGATGCTTAAGTGGCGAgtgtttttgtttcaagttttggtTTTTGGTTCAAAGTTTCGAGTGTTTTGTTGTTTCAGTGGGTCGTTGTTTTGGGTTTCAAAGCATGCAGTAATAAAGAAAGAAGTTGAGAGGAGAGTGAACGGAAATGGCTTTCAATGGAAACAAAAGAGTTTAAAAGAGAGTGACGTGGGAGTGGGATGATTTTTGTTGTTAAAGCAAAGACAATGTAGCAAGAGAAGCGATTCGAAACTAATCAAAACTTGTGTAGCGTTTTTAGGCAGGGTGCCTCTGCCTTGCCTAAGCCttccttctcttccttttatttctttattgcGTATTTACTTGAtttctcaaaacttttttttctttcaaaatatatgtaattatttccctaataatgatgatattcttttttctcatgaattaagtttaatatttacaaatatattgtTGTGATTCTCTGACTTTcgatatattataatatttctcCTACATGActgtgattattttatttattactttctatttattttaatatttacctTGTATGATTGTAATCTCCTTATTTAGTTATTGCGACAAAACTTTGAGTCACTCAAATGTATATTATTTGAGAGCAGAAtatgtctttattttttataaatatgaaatgtaattaaaaaaaaacaaatatgtaGCATCACATAAATATAACAACAATTGGTGATTTATATAACTagttaatatttcaatttccaTTATAGTCAAGTTGGTGGGATAAAACCCACTATTTATCTCATTTAACCTTTAGCCAATATTTGGTAatgaagaaaacaataattttagagatttcaatattttttcaattgtaaCTTGAGTTTCAACATTATGCATCACtcatttattgaatgatgAATATAAAGTTATTTATTACTCTATTTcaacatataattaataaataccaCATTAATTAAGACTCAAACCATAAAATTCCTAACATTACTCTTAAGAAAACATAATAGTAAAttgtttacttattttttatttatttattttataagttgtTTACTGATTTTACTTGAAAACAGGTGGCGGTCCGCCCGCCTTTTTCTGgcaaattataaaacaattaCTAATCTTATCTCttcttttgttgattttttttttcctttgtttctTTCATCTATCTTTCACCCATAATAGATTACTAGAAGCTCTGTGAATctgaagaaaatgatagatgttgcttctctttcttttcataatttatttccaaTCAAATAAGAGAAATATTCTCTACTTTTAGTCTTTTTTAACCCTTCCCTTcgttttacaaatattttgcaACTTGAGAAACCATCAATTGCCCATTGGAAATAAGAACTTTGGCCTTTAacttactattttatttttttgaagtgACACTTGCCCCCTTCTGTCGTACACGAGAAATTGTGAGGGGAAATATCAGTTTCTCTTTGGATACAAAGTTatctaagagaaaaaaatggaaaaagatgTGAGCTCAGTATGCAGCTAATCCAATGAAAGCAAACAATTGATGTTCTTAAGAACATTGAAGACACAACAGAACTGCCTATCTCTCATTAACCAGAAAGAATGATCATTAGAACTTCCTATAACTGTTCAACTTGAATTGTAGTGGAGTTTGTTTGATCAGCCGTTTTCTTTGGGCAGGCTGAAGAAAGATGCCCCTTTTCTCCACACTCATAGCATGTTCTTCTCCTTATCTTACCACTAACAGCACTCAAACCAATGTGATCAGTAATGTCACTTGTTCCTGAGCCAGCATTAGCAGCAACATTACTAGTAACTGCACCAGAATTATCAGCATCGTTACTAGTCCCCAAGCCAGCACTGTCAGTAACTTTACTAGTCGCCCTCTTATTAGAAGGCAGAGATCTTGATTTTGAGTTTATTCCTTTCTTAGGTGGCACTGCACAACTAATCTTGACAGGTCTTCCGCGCACAACCTCTTGATCCAACTTCAGTGCCATTGACAAAGATAGACTGTCGGAAAAATCCACATGGGCATAACCTCGGAATTCCCCAGTTTCTTTGTTGGTTCCAAATCGCAAGGATGATATTTTGCAATCTGAGAAAAGTTTCTTCAGATCCTCCTCGGTTATATCCCATGACAAGTTCCCAATGTAGATTCTGTTATAGCCCTCCACAATTTTTGGGGTAAAATCAGATGTCCTTTTGGCTTTAGTGGCCTTGTAGGGCTGAATTTTTAGGAAAAGTCCATCCCTGAGACATTATAAGTTCCATAAACATGATGAAGCGGGAATTGGCTAAGAACATAAATATGCTAATTTCGGGATACATTACTCATTTCACTTACATCTCAGATCCATCCAGAGCCAAGGCTCGTTTCACTGCGCCTTCTGTCTGTAGAaggaataaaacaaaaactcaaatGAAGCAAGGCACAAACTCTATTCCAGAaggattaaattttaacaatacaGGTTAAaacaagttttcaaaattaggAACAAGTAATGGGCATCAAGACACTGAGGTAAACAGGAAATCCGACCTGATATGAATGTTAGCCTGACTGTACCTAAAATGATTGATTAATTAGGTACAATGGATAAGGATACAACGgaatacaaaaagaaaaagactttGGCCTACTGATTATTCAGTTAAACAGgttaaaaaagagagagatagagaCAGAAAGAGAAAGGTGGGGGAAAATGCATCTCGATTTCTACTGTAAAACATTAGAAATGGGAAGGGGAAAGATAAACcaatattttcttctccttttatACACCTAACAGAAACACAACCTTCTACGTTCtattaaatatgaatttacaGCTTAGCGTGAACTATTTAAATAACAACTAGATGACAAAACAcagatgaaagaaaaataacattattagtacctaaataacacaaaataaaaattctagcAATCCAATTGCAAAGTGTTCAGAAGAATACAATAAGATATAACTTGAATCCAGCACAAGCATGGAAACTTACCCTGAAATTGATAATAGCAATTCCTCTAAACTTCCCAGTATCAGGAAACGTCATATAATCAATTTCAGTTATGGTGCCGCAGCCTTCAAAGTACGTTTTAATGTCATTCTCACTTGCATTATAAGGAATGCCTCCGACATAAACTTTCGCAGCAATGTCGCCATTTACTTGGCTGCATAACCATTACACACACaaagaataaatattgtaagaaaaaaattatccaatAATCATACAAGGAAGTCCAATTTAAGAAAGTAAGTCAAGTTatgcacaaaagaaaaagaataaggaaaaaaaaaaaaaaaaacagaaaacaatGCTCTGTTTCATGCTAATGTCAAAGATAAAgatcagaaaaaatataataacaataattaaaccTCAATTATCAGTATTTCACCATTGGTTCATTAGTTGGaatagagaaaaaggaaataaaccTTGATGTCAGGGTGTCATCATTAATTAGAGGTTAATGTCATCCCAATTACTTGATTAAGCATTTTTGGCTAAGCATTTAACAAGCTTATCTTTTCAATCGTCTAAATGCAAAAACGTTTGGCCGCAGCACTGAAAATGGTAGCACTATTTCCACAGGAAAAATATAGCGAGAATACCAAAACTTCTCTTGCAAAATTCAGTGCATGCATCAAATACTACTTTGCCTCTTTTCTTTCTACAATTTGTTGTGCCAATTCCAATATCTTCCAACAACTCAATTTACAATTACAATACAAAATACCCTCTATAGAGTTCAATCACCATTCACTAAATCATTTCCTACAATATAACTGGAAAGTAGCTATAGAAAACACAAACatagaagaagaaaacttCGAATAATCAATCAATTCTTTTCAATAAACTGTTTGTATCGATATTACCTGTCAATACCCCTATTTGATTCCTCATTTACAACCACTCCATCATCTCCCTTGTTTGCTTCCTCATTCTTATTAGCCTtcctcatcttcttcttcatctgtTTCTTCTttaccttcttcttcttcattaacTTTCTTGCTTCCTTCTTCACATCACCATTCTCTTCTTCTCCCCCCAATCTCTccctcttttctttcttcttcttcctctctttCTTCTCACCATTTTCACCATCGCCACCACCCACTAAATCAAGATTCCTGCTTTCATCAtcatttcttttcctcttcttcttcgtttTACCCACTTCCTTATTCTCTTCTTCCCCAACATTTTTACTATTGCCACCTCTGTTTTTGCTACTCACAGTCTCTGCATCTTCAAAAGAATCTTGGGTTCTCACGcgtttcttttccctttttgacAATCTGGGCTTCTGGGTAACCGAGTTCAATAGC contains these protein-coding regions:
- the LOC102630876 gene encoding phragmoplastin interacting protein 1, which translates into the protein MVLSNRKLKQKLRTEIAESLTSAERPDQDPNSQGHSLKQLLNSVTQKPRLSKREKKRVRTQDSFEDAETVSSKNRGGNSKNVGEEENKEVGKTKKKRKRNDDESRNLDLVGGGDGENGEKKERKKKKEKRERLGGEEENGDVKKEARKLMKKKKVKKKQMKKKMRKANKNEEANKGDDGVVVNEESNRGIDSQVNGDIAAKVYVGGIPYNASENDIKTYFEGCGTITEIDYMTFPDTGKFRGIAIINFRTEGAVKRALALDGSEMDGLFLKIQPYKATKAKRTSDFTPKIVEGYNRIYIGNLSWDITEEDLKKLFSDCKISSLRFGTNKETGEFRGYAHVDFSDSLSLSMALKLDQEVVRGRPVKISCAVPPKKGINSKSRSLPSNKRATSKVTDSAGLGTSNDADNSGAVTSNVAANAGSGTSDITDHIGLSAVSGKIRRRTCYECGEKGHLSSACPKKTADQTNSTTIQVEQL
- the LOC102631186 gene encoding protein ALP1-like, with product MGPIRGLKRRKKAEKKVDQNVLAAAAASDGDGDGDADADSLVAQPQPLDWWDNFSRRISGPLFGSKKSKNFESVFKISRKTFDYICSLVKEDLAARQSNFSFSNGKPLSPNDMVAIALRRLSSGESLQIIGDLFGLNQSTVSQVTWRFVESMEERGLHHLQWPSKETEMEDIKSKFEKIRGFRNCCGAIDITHIVMNIPAVDPANNVWYDREKNYSMILQGIVDPEMRFRDIIAGWPGSLTDALVLRNSGFFKLTEEGKRLDGKSLQLSEGIELREYIIGDTGFPLLPWLLTPYQGKGLSDIEAEYNKRHSATRMVAQMALARLKDVWRIIHGVMWMPDKNRLPRIVLVCCLLHNIVIDMEDEMLDELPLSYHHDSGYHQQTCESVDKTASVMRDNLSLYLSGKLPP